The Zingiber officinale cultivar Zhangliang chromosome 9A, Zo_v1.1, whole genome shotgun sequence genome window below encodes:
- the LOC122018834 gene encoding protein FAR1-RELATED SEQUENCE 5-like encodes MPKGAPNVIITDHVPAMTKVIAQVFPQTVHRYCLWHILNKFSEKLHPLTFRDYYQSINNVIRNSTTPDEFEHSWEEVIKCANLEKNDWLFLMYELRHKWVPAYFSHVFCAGMSSSQRSEGSHAFFKRYVSNKNSLMTFITRFNRALRHQRHNELVADHIDMNEHPTIKTNWPMETQMVKLYTKKKWVEFQIEMSESHGYYVQQVSMGLDSVVYHVMNFQSSSSSKPRVLMHDKQRDNISCSCRKFEFDGIPCRHMLAFFRINQVFHLSDKYILKRWTRDAKVGAIYALGVQNFIDDPDRILMSRHSRLSYKASVLIDDASLTDEGINFLDEQLDCIYNKIKEMNIGKTCDNRGQRKKSMDESPNIIDPSLVRTKGCGKRLKSSKEKSTSKSRLCRGCGHRGVSHDKRNCPMLQQGYVSINSPFV; translated from the coding sequence atgcctaaaggtgcaccaaatgtGATTATCACTGATCATGTtcctgctatgacaaaagtcattgcccaagttttccctcaaacagtgcatagatattgtttgtggcacatattgAACAAATTTTCAGAAAAATTGCATCCTTTGACTTTTCGTGACTACTATCAAAGTATAAATAATGTTATTagaaattctacaacacctgatgaatttgagcattcatgggaagaggttatcaagtgtgctaacttagagaaaaatgattggttatttttgatgtatgaattgcgacaTAAGTGGGTGCCAGCTTATTTTAGCCATGTATTTTgtgctggaatgtcaagtagtcagagATCTGAAGGCTCccatgcatttttcaagagataTGTCTCAAATAAAAATTCATTGATGACATTTATCACCCGTTTCAATAGGgcactgagacaccaaagacacaatgagttagttgcagatcatattgatatgaatgagcatcctacgattaagacaaactggccaatggaaactcaaatggttaagttgtATACGAAAAAGAAATGGGTGGAGTTTCAAATTGAAATGAGtgagagtcatggttattatgttcAACAAGTATCTATGGGACTTGACTCAGTGGTTTATCATGTGATGAATTTTCAAAGTAGTTCTTCCTCTAAACCAAGGGTACTCATGCATGACAAACAGAGGGATAACATATCCTGTAGCTGTAGAAAATTTGAGTTTGATGGCATTCCATGCaggcatatgttagctttttttcgtatcaaccaagtgtttcatttgtctgataagtatatactcaaacgatggacacgagatgcaaaggttggagcaatatatgctttgggGGTGCAAAATTTTATTGATGATCCAGATAGGATTTTGATGTCAAGGCACTCAAGGTTATCTTATAAAGCTtcagtattaattgatgatgcatctttgactgatgaggggataaacttcttggatgaacaattggATTGTATTTACAATAAGATTAAAGAGATGAACATTGGTAAAACATGTGACAATAGAGGTCAAAGGAAGAAATCTATGGATGAGTCCCctaatattattgatccttctttagtaagaacaaagggatgtgggaagagattgaaatcatcaaaggagaagtcaACCTCAAAGTCCCGGTTATGTCGTGGATGTGGCCATCGAggtgtgtcacatgacaagcgcaATTGTCCTATGTTACAACAAGGGTATGTGTCGATTAATTCTCCATTTGTATGA
- the LOC122021508 gene encoding thaumatin-like protein 1, giving the protein MGTLVSLGSFCLVRFAVRLLLLMFRGAEASTFTFVNKCGQTVWPGILSNAGSPALESTGFELPAASSRAFQPPTGWSGRFWARTGCSAAASGGAWSCATGDCGSGQVECNGAGAAPPATLAEFTLAPSSAGQDFYDVSLVDGYNLPMVVEASGTPGAGGSCAATGCVADLNRMCPAELRVAEGEACRSACEAFGTPEFCCSGAYASPATCRPSTYSQMFKSACPRSYSYAFDDPTSTFTCAGGADYTITFCPGSAPSQKSSRDSSTSSTTTASSTYSGTGGGLTLEDDSWLASLATGDASHATTARGPVPFLYSFIAAMALACTLLQ; this is encoded by the exons ATGGGCACTCTGGTTTCTTTGGGCTCATTCTGCCTTGTACGGTTCGCCGTTCGCCTGCTGCTGTTGATGTTCCGAGGAG CGGAGGCGAGCACATTCACGTTTGTGAACAAGTGCGGGCAAACTGTTTGGCCCGGGATCTTGTCCAACGCCGGCAGCCCGGCGCTGGAATCCACCGGTTTCGAGCTCCCGGCGGCATCTTCCCGCGCCTTTCAGCCGCCCACGGGGTGGTCTGGGCGGTTCTGGGCGCGGACCGGCTGCTCCGCTGCCGCCTCCGGCGGCGCCTGGTCCTGCGCCACCGGCGACTGCGGGTCCGGCCAGGTGGAGTGCAACGGTGCCGGCGCGGCCCCTCCTGCGACGCTCGCCGAGTTCACCCTCGCGCCCTCTTCCGCCGGGCAGGACTTTTACGACGTCAGCCTCGTGGACGGTTACAACCTCCCGATGGTGGTGGAAGCCAGCGGCACCCCCGGCGCCGGGGGGTCCTGCGCCGCCACCGGTTGCGTGGCGGACCTCAATCGAATGTGCCCGGCCGAGCTACGAGTCGCCGAGGGCGAAGCGTGCCGGAGCGCATGCGAGGCCTTCGGGACGCCGGAGTTCTGCTGCAGCGGCGCTTACGCCAGCCCTGCCACCTGTCGCCCGTCGACCTACTCCCAAATGTTCAAATCGGCGTGCCCTAGATCCTACAGCTACGCCTTCGACGATCCCACTTCCACCTTCACCTGCGCCGGCGGCGCCGACTATACCATCACGTTCTGCCCAGGATCCGCCCCTAG CCAGAAATCATCGAGAGATTCCTCGACAAGCTCGACAACGACGGCGTCTTCAACATACTCAGGGACCGGTGGTGGGCTGACGCTTGAAGACGACTCTTGGCTTGCAAGCTTGGCCACGGGCGACGCAAGTCACGCAACCACCGCAAGAGGACCCGTCCCTTTCTTGTACTCATTCATTGCTGCCATGGCATTGGCTTGTACACTACTGCAATAG